The Syngnathus scovelli strain Florida chromosome 13, RoL_Ssco_1.2, whole genome shotgun sequence genome has a window encoding:
- the tescb gene encoding tescalcin b: MGIWQSLSGPPEYRQLAEKTGFTCEQIGVLHKRFKQLSHNEDTLRREHFNAIHDLGCNPIRVQIIEAFFDRRNLIPPDEGRMEEIHLEDFVVVMSHFKPPPLSMTDEQRDSVRTEKLKFLFNMHDMDNDGTITLEEYRHVVEELLSRSAHISKEAADSIADAAMLEVAAISMGHMEPDEFYEGITFEHFLKLLNSFEIEAKMNVRFLNMNASTVCY; encoded by the exons ATGGGAATTTGGCAGTCACTATCTGGTCCTCCCGAGTACAGGCAACTGGCGGAAAAGACAGGCT TCACTTGTGAGCAGATTGGCGTTCTTCACAAAAGATTCAAGCAGCTGAGCCACAATGAAGACACCCTGCG GAGGGAACACTTCAACGCCATCCACGATCTGGGCTGTAATCCCATCCGAGTGCAGATCATAGAAGCCTTCTTTGACAGGAG GAACTTGATCCCGCCCGATGAGGGCCGGATGGAGGAGATCCACCTGGAGGACTTTGTGGTGGTCATGTCCCACTTCAAACCGCCACCACTCAGCATGACGGATGAGCAACGGGATAGCGTCCGTACAGAGAAGCTCAAAT TTTTGTTCAACATGCACGACATGGACAACGACGGAACCATAACCCTGGAAGAGTACCGACAT GTGGTGGAAGAGCTGCTCTCTCGCAGCGCGCACATCAGCAAGGAAGCCGCCGACAGCATCGCCGACGCCGCCATGTTGGAGGTGGCGGCCATATCCATGGGTCACATG GAGCCCGACGAATTCTACGAGGGCATCACGTTCGAGCACTTCCTTAAG CTGCTGAACAGCTTTGAGATTGAAGCCAAGATGAACGTTCGCTTTTTGAATATGAATGCGTCCACGGTGTGCTACTAA
- the m17 gene encoding IL-6 subfamily cytokine M17: MMPTSEDMQTTRLNMTRRACTGVAPTPSIKFHTSHRQKAASASRKEEMLGNLVASQKPLTSLPEMTNIPFASTSLKKHKLVQAQHDEPRAGAPTLTPRTSEAKGTRVTAWRRMIDGRSLWTATPTTLLALLLLLLSTNQASSGRSRQCSDSLQRILKVTRLAQKESADLFKTYKASQGDMSDIFCQASLQDIPEPAISGLEHSERLESLLDHLRAFLPHLKHVYEQQVDLQAPGSPVLVQLGHVGQRGQDLGALVRTFYRNTFPNLQEPAEGPVVLELPAQNVFQQKVYGCVVVKTYKEFLGNAARELRSLRGKVCRGRRAFK; the protein is encoded by the exons ATGATGCCAACAAGCGAGGACATGCAGACGACACGCCTCAACATGACCCGGCGGGCATGTACGGGCGTTGCCCCCACCCCGTCAATCAAGTTCCATACAAGTCACAGGCAAAAGGCCGCATCAGCATCAAGAAAGGAGGAAATGCTGGGAAATTTGGTTGCCTCACAAAAACCTCTCACGTCACTTCCCGAGATGACAAATATACCCTTTGCGAGCActtctttaaaaaaacacaagttgGTCCAGGCGCAACATGACGAGCCGCGAGCCGGAGCGCCGACGCTGACCCCGAGGACCAGCGAGGCAAAAGGGACCAGAGTGACTGCCTGGAGGAGAATGATTGACGGACGCTCGCTTTGGACGGCAACACCCACAA CATTGCTTGCcctcctgctgctcctgctATCCACCAATCAGGCGTCCTCAGGCAGAAGTCGCCAGTGCTCCGACTCCCTCCAACGGATTCTGAAGGTGACCAGACTGGCGCAGAAGGAATCCGCCGACCTCTTCAAAACCTAC AAAGCCTCCCAAGGGGACATGTCGGACATCTTCTGCCAGGCGTCCCTCCAGGACATCCCCGAGCCCGCCATCTCCGGCCTGGAGCATTCCGAGCGGCTGGAGAGCCTCCTGGACCATCTGCGGGCTTTCCTGCCGCACCTGAAACACGTCTACGAGCAGCAAGTGGACCTCCAGGCCCCCGGTAGTCCGGTTCTGGTCCAGCTGGGCCACGTGGGCCAACGCGGCCAGGACTTGGGAGCCCTGGTGAGGACCTTCTACCGGAACACCTTCCCCAACCTGCAGGAGCCGGCCGAGGGGCCCGTGGTCCTGGAGCTGCCGGCCCAGAACGTGTTCCAGCAGAAGGTCTACGGCTGCGTGGTGGTCAAGACCTACAAGGAGTTCCTGGGCAACGCGGCTCGGGAGCTCAGGAGCCTCAGGGGCAAAGTGTGCAGAGGCAGGAGGGCATTCAAGTGA
- the taok3b gene encoding serine/threonine-protein kinase TAO3: MSGYKRMRRQHQKQLIALENRLKAEMDEHRLRLHKELETQANDTYAELERLAKRHAAQTDKEMKSVAAEERRIQQQIATQQKKELTSFLESQKREYRLCKDKIKEEMSEDPCTPKEEKQERLSRHKETIQRSQAEEEANLLAQQRLVYERSCRALKRRSLLRKHDFEQEQLREELNKKRSQKEMEHALMIRQDEATQDLEQRHLHVLHKLRVELMRLQHQTELENQEEYNSRRQHELLRKHALEHRQQPRDLKALELQIKKQFQDTCKVQNKQYKALRNHQLEVSPKAEHKSLLKGLKEEQTRKLAVLAEQYEHSINQMTASQAMRLEAEQEAECEALKQQLKQEMELLDAYQRKTKSQMESQHERELQKLEQKVSIRRAHLEQKMEEELSALQKDRSERIKTLLERQEREILSFDSETRILGFGSLGSLDLFLKDDNR, from the exons ATGTCTGGCTACAAGCGCATGCGGCGGCAGCACCAGAAGCAGCTGATCGCCCTGGAGAACAGGCTCAAGGCCGAGATGGACGAGCACAGGCTGAGGCTGCACAAGGAGTTGGAGACGCAGGCCAACGACACGTACGCCGAGCTGGAGCGTCTGGCCAAGCGCCACGCCGCCCAGACCGACAAAGAG ATGAAGTCGGTGGCGGCGGAGGAGAGGCGCATCCAGCAGCAGATCGCAACTCAGCAGAAGAAGGAGCTGACGTCCTTCTTGGAGAGCCAGAAGAGAGAGTACCGACTCTGCAAGGACAAAATCAAAGAG GAGATGAGCGAAGACCCGTGCACCCCGAAAGAGGAGAAGCAAGAGCGTCTTTCGCGGCACAAGGAGACCATTCAGCGCTCGCAGGCCGAGGAGGAAGCCAACCTGCTGGCGCAGCAGCGGCTCGTCTACGAGCGGAGCTGCCGGGCCCTCAAGCGCCGAAGTCTGCTCAGGAAGCACGACTTTGAGCAGGAGCAACTCAGAGAG GAGCTGAACAAGAAGAGGAGCCAGAAGGAGATGGAGCACGCCCTGATGATCCGCCAGGACGAGGCCACCCAGGACCTGGAGCAGCGGCATCTTCACGTGCTCCACAAGCTGCGCGTGGAGCTCATGCGGCTGCAGCACCAGACCGAGCTGGAGAACCAGGAGGAGTACAACAGCCGCAGGCAGCACGAGCTCCTGCGCAAACACGCCTTGGAGCACAGGCAGCAGCCCAGAGACCTCAAG GCGCTGGAGCTGCAGATCAAGAAGCAGTTCCAGGACACGTGCAAGGTTCAGAACAAGCAGTACAAAGCTCTGCGCAACCACCAGCTGGAGGTCTCGCCCAAAGCGGAGCACAAGAGTCTCCTCAAGGGGCTGAAGGAGGAGCAGACCCGCAAGCTGGCCGTGCTGGCCGAGCAGTACGAGCACTCCATCAACCAGATGACGGCCTCGCAAGCG ATGAGGCTGGAGGCGGAGCAAGAGGCGGAGTGCGAGGCCTTGAAGCAGCAGCTGAAGCAGGAGATGGAGCTGCTGGACGCCTACCAGAGGAAGACCAAGTCCCAGATGGAGAGCCAACACGAACGagagctgcagaagctggagcaGAAGGTCTCCATCCGCCGGGCCCACCTGGAGCAGAAGATGGAGGAGGAGCTTTCGGCTCTGCAGAAGGATCGCAGCGAGAGGATCAAAACTCTGCTGGAGCGTCAGGAGCGAGAGATTTTGTCCTTTGACAGCGAGACTCGCATCCTGGGCTTCGGGAGTCTGGGATCTTTGGACTTGTTCCTCAAGGACGACAACAGATGa
- the susd2 gene encoding sushi domain-containing protein 2, producing the protein MSSGAGRPSFVGRSHKSQKMQKSVILVLLLCWISGTLGESCEGKCGQPSGSCSCRPTCASLDDCCPDYRQFCVEFSPQSGSILGGTDFVVLHATFNQSSLIVCKFIDITTRGYVDSNQRAHCVSPLLYQSGWIPVQVSSNYGITFNRAGSWLAVHTGKLDSKFKAVLVNSTKWQYYGTPGVGGALQVIWNTSLVQAKRVNIELWGYREIGKPYSEQWRAEWRYLYSLATDSANKGSYTFVPQPSAKFSSWELGALRISSSANPNGLVNVEAAWTEDHALAWHLDQKFRNDSGAWALDKCLAWDLLENDLPNFLDEIIDCPCTLAQARADTGRFHTDYGCDMEKGSVCTYHPGSIHCVRAVQASPTYRAGQQCCYDSSGAQVLTADSIGGSTPDRAHDWGSPPYRDPPRVPGQSHWVYDVLSFYYCCLWSDNCHYYFKHRPSSDCRRYRPPASAVVFGDPHFITFDGVRYSFNGKGEYTLLTSPGKHLTIQGRTEPVNENATKLSSVVMREATSDIIEVRLVAGDDNLQVLQNQKRLLFNEQSWMDLDGVFVFSPSGANVTVMFPSGAGVEVRLRGPAVTATVLLPEEFHNSTRGLLGNFNGVAGDDLLPAHVGLAAGANNAEEVFNFGASWAVSNTSALFTYDSKYLLDTFYNSPRHDPDFIPAFSVPENPNDPLYNIASDICSGDDSHFCRYDILVGRSSELGKATKASFRGHISLVEHLKPVISCGWLAPPTNGKKEGTTYLQGATVRLLCHDGFTLQGPAQRTCQADGTWSAGGDTVCVPNSPTGNNTAVIAGSVVSVLLGVALITTGVVLWTKKRARTSTGMNVNL; encoded by the exons ATGTCATCTGGAGCGGGCCGGCCGAGTTTCGTCGGCCGCTCACACAAAAGCCAAAAGATGCAAAAGTCTGTCATCTTGGTTCTTCTCCTCTGCTGGATCAGCGGGACACTCG GCGAGTCATGCGAGGGCAAATGCGGCCAACCGTCGGGCTCGTGTTCGTGCCGGCCCACGTGCGCGTCTCTGGATGACTGCTGTCCCGATTACCGGCAATTCTGCGTGGAATTCTCCCCGCAGTCTGGATCCATTTTGGGCGGCACCGATTTTGTCgttctccacgcgactttcaacCAAAGTTCTCTCATCGTCTGCAA GTTCATCGACATCACGACCAGGGGTTACGTGGACTCGAACCAGCGCGCCCACTGCGTCTCGCCCCTTCTCTACCAAAGCGGCTGGATTCCCGTGCAAGTCTCCTCCAATTACGGCATCACCTTCAACAGAGCGGGTTCCTGGCTGGCGG TGCATACCGGCAAGCTGGACTCCAAGTTCAAGGCGGTTTTGGTGAACTCCACCAAGTGGCAGTACTACGGCACACCCGGGGTGGGCGGCGCCTTGCAGGTGATCTGGAACACGTCGCTGGTCCAAGCAAAGAGGGTCAACATTGAGCTGTGGGGCTACAGGGAGAttg GAAAGCCCTACTCGGAGCAGTGGCGTGCCGAGTGGAGGTATCTTTACTCCCTGGCCACGGATAGCGCCAACAAGGGCAGCTACACTTTTGTGCCTCAACCGTCAGCCAAGTTCTCAAGTTGGGAACTCGGAGCGCTCCGGATCAGTTCGAGCGCAAACCCAAATGGTTTGGT GAATGTGGAAGCGGCGTGGACCGAGGACCACGCCCTGGCCTGGCACCTGGACCAGAAGTTCCGTAACGACTCTGGGGCTTGGGCGCTGGACAAATGTTTAGCGTGGGACCTGCTGGAAAACGACCTGCCCAACTTCCTGGACGAAATTATCGACTGCCCTTGCACCCTGGCGCAGGCCCGGGCTGACACGGGAAGATTCCAC ACGGATTACGGCTGCGATATGGAGAAAGGCAGCGTGTGCACGTACCACCCGGGCAGTATTCACTGCGTGAGGGCCGTACAAGCCAG TCCCACATACAGGGCGGGTCAGCAGTGCTGCTACGACAGCAGCGGCGCTCAGGTCCTGACGGCCGACTCCATCGGAGGGAGCACCCCGGACCGGGCCCACGACTGGGGCTCGCCCCCGTACCGCGATCCCCCCCGGGTGCCCGGCCAGTCCCACTGGGTGTACGACGTCCTCAGCTTCTACTACTGCTGCCTCTGGTCAGACAACTGCCACTACTACTTCAAACACAGACCCTCCAGCGACTGTCGGCGGTACCGGCCTCCCGCCTCAG CTGTTGTGTTTGGAGATCCACATTTCATAACGTTCGATGGCGTCCGCTATTCTTTCAACGGCAAAGGCGAGTACACTTTGCTGACGTCTCCCGGAAAGCATCTGACAATCCAAGGCAGAACCGAGCCGGTCAACG AAAATGCGACCAAGCTGTCGTCCGTGGTCATGAGAGAAGCCACGTCGGACATCATCGAGGTGCGTCTGGTCGCCGGTGATGACAACCTACAAGTGCTGCAAAATCAAAAGCGACTTCTGTTTAATGAGCAGAGCTGGATGGACCTGGATG gtgtgtttgtgttttcgcCTTCCGGCGCCAACGTGACGGTGATGTTCCCCAGCGGCGCTGGCGTGGAGGTGCGTCTCCGCGGCCCTGCCGTTACGGCAACGGTGCTCCTGCCGGAAGAATTCCACAACTCCACGCGGGGATTGTTGGGCAACTTCAACGGCGTGGCCGGCGACGACCTGCTTCCCGCCCATGTCGGCTTGGCGGCCGGCGCCAATAACGCTGAGGAGGTTTTCAACTTTGGGGCTAGCT gGGCTGTCTCCAACACATCCGCCTTGTTTACGTACGATTCCAAATACCTTTTGGACACCTTTTACAACTCTCCGAGACACGACCCCGATTTTATTCCAGCGTTTTCAGTCCCAGAGAATCCCAACGACCCGCTCTACAATATTGCTTCAGACATTTGCTCCGGAGACGACTCTCACTTCTGCAG GTATGATATTTTGGTGGGTCGGAGTTCGGAGCTGGGAAAGGCCACCAAAGCCTCGTTCCGTGGTCACATTTCTCTTGTGGAACACTTGAAGCCTG TGATTTCCTGCGGCTGGCTGGCGCCTCCGACTAACGGCAAGAAGGAGGGCACCACCTACCTGCAAGGGGCCACGGTGCGCCTGCTGTGCCACGACGGCTTCACGCTGCAAGGACCGGCCCAGCGCACGTGCCAGGCGGACGGCACTTGGTCGGCGGGAGGCGACACCGTTTGCGTTCCCAACAGTCCTACCG GCAACAACACGGCCGTAATCGCTGGTTCTGTGGTCAGCGTGCTACTGGGGGTCGCGCTAATAACAACGGGGGTCGTGCTCTGGACCAAAAAACG GGCGAGAACGTCAACGGGAATGAATGTCAATCTTTAA
- the myo1hb gene encoding unconventional myosin-Ih produces the protein MEASLTARDRVGIQDFVLLDAYTSESAFLDNLRKRFQENLIYTYIGTLLVSLNPYKELDIYSKKQMDTYMGVNFFELPPHIYALADNVFRTMMSESNNHFILISGESGSGKTEASKKILHFYAVSCPSSKILNVRDRLLLSNPVLEAFGNAKTLKNDNSSRFGKYMDIQFDNQGGAAGGHILSYLLEKSRVVHQNRGERNFHIFYQMLESGDEELLRWLGLENNCQHYNYLVQGGCAKVRSINDKSDWKTVRKALAVIDFSQRETEHLFGIIGSVLHLGNITFEADARGYAGLRNGRQLHWLSKLLGIPAQVLQQGLTHRKIETKTDEVFSPLSVEHAVYARDALAKAVYGRTFNWLVNKINESLANTDSSRKTVIGLLDIYGFEVFTLNSFEQFCINYCNEKLQQLFIQLTLKSEQDEYETEGIEWEPVPFFNNQIICDLVEEKHRGIISLLDEECLRPGEASDLTLLEKMEDIIGGHPHFVTHKLADQKTRKTLARGDFRLLHYAGEVTYRVGGFLDKNNDLLYRNGKEVMQQSKNAIIQHCFPLSEPDQKKRPETVATQFKSSLAGLTEILRSKEPWYVRCVKPNEAKEPGCFDDALVRHQVKYLGLMEHLRVRRAGFAYRRKYEIFLQRYKPLCPDTWPNWSGTAAQGVRVLVQHLRYKPDEYKMGRTKIFIRHPRTLFATEDAFQVCKHKLATTIQAKYRGYRVKGDYQKQREAATKIENCWRGLAARKERQQREWAVGIIKRFIKGFMTRHQPGGAVNREYLAYVRHNYLTRLRENLPETLLRADSWLTPPPVMKEASMFLKQLFIRHMVRKYVRGISQERKAQLVLKAQTSSMFKGRKENYPLSVRSPFLHTRIDMNVKVLQMMEHENVKYGVPVVKYDRNGFRPRPRQLVFTRDAAYLLDRAKIKQRIRYGSLKGVSVSNLSDNVLILHVTCDDVKQKGDLILQCDFLFEALTKLNAIVDKRDFIRVVQGSVRFDIQHGREGFVDFRSGHESAVYRAKNGHLTVESTSAKSR, from the exons ATGGAAGCCTCCCTCACAGCCCGGGACCGCGTGGGGATCCAGGATTTTGTTCTCTTGGATGCCTACACCAGCGAGAGCGCCTTCCTGGACAACCTGAGGAAACGCTTCCAGGAGAATCTCATTTAT ACCTACATCGGCACGCTGCTGGTCTCGCTCAACCCGTACAAGGAGTTGGACATCTACAGCAAGAAGCAAATGGACACCTACATGGGCGTCAACTTCTTTGAGCTCCCGCCTCACAT CTACGCGCTGGCCGACAACGTGTTCCGCACCATGATGTCGGAGTCCAACAACCACTTCATCCTGATTTCGGGCGAGAGCGGCAGCGGCAAGACGGAGGCCTCCAAGAAAATTCTCCATTTCTACGCTGTCAGCTGTCCCAGCAGCAAAATCCTCAACGTCAGAGACCGGTTGCTGTTGTCCAACCCGGTTCTGGAG GCTTTCGGGAACGCCAAGACCCTGAAGAACGACAACTCCAGCCGCTTTGGGAAGTACATGGACATCCAGTTTGATAACCAG GGCGGGGCAGCCGGCGGCCATATTCTCAGCTACCTGCTGGAGAAGTCCCGTGTGGTCCATCAAAACCGCGGCGAGCGAAACTTTCACATCTTCTACCAAATGCTGGAAAGCGGTGACGAGGAGCTGCTGCGCTGGCTGGGCCTGGAGAACAACTGCCAGCATTACAACTACCTGGTTCAG GGCGGTTGTGCCAAAGTTCGCTCCATCAACGACAAAAGCGACTGGAAGACGGTGCGCAAAGCTCTCGCCGTCATTGACTTCAGCCAGAGGGAGACCGAG CACCTGTTTGGAATCATCGGCAGCGTGCTCCACTTGGGTAACATCACGTTTGAGGCGGACGCTCGCGGCTACGCCGGCCTCCGCAATGGCCGCCAACTGCACTGGCTGTCCAAG TTACTCGGGATTCCCGCTCAGGTGCTCCAACAGGGTTTGACCCACCGCAAGATTGAAACCAAAACAGACGAG GTGTTCAGTCCCCTGTCGGTGGAGCACGCCGTGTATGCCAGGGACGCCCTGGCCAAAGCCGTCTACGGACGCACCTTCAACTGGCTGGTCAACAAGATCAACGAGTCGTTAGCTAACACG GATTCCTCCAGGAAGACTGTGATTGGGCTTCTGGACATTTATGGATTTGAGGTTTTCACTCTCAACAG TTTTGAGCAGTTTTGCATCAACTACTGCAACGAGAAGCTGCAGCAGCTCTTCATCCAGCTCACCCTCAAGTCGGAGCAGGACGAGTACGAGACGGAAGGCATCGAG TGGGAGCCGGTGCCATTTTTCAACAATCAGATCATCTGTGACCTGGTGGAGGAGAAACACAGAGGAATCATCTCATTGTTG GATGAAGAATGTTTACGGCCCGGAGAGGCCAGCGACCTCACGCTGTTGGAAAAGATGGAGGACATAATTGGCGGCCATCCTCATTTTGTCAC ACACAAACTGGCTGACCAGAAAACCAGAAAAACTCTGGCCAGAGGAGACTTCCGCCTCCTGCACTACGCCGGAGAGGTCACGTATCGCGTCGGAG GATTTCTGGACAAaaacaacgaccttctgtacagaAACGGAAAAGAG gtcatgCAACAATCCAAGAACGCCATCATCcaacactgcttccccctcagcGAGCCGGACCAAAAGAAGAGACCCGAAACC GTGGCGACTCAGTTCAAGAGCAGCCTGGCGGGCCTGACCGAGATCCTGAGGAGCAAAGAGCCTTGGTACGTCCGATGCGTCAAGCCCAATGAAGCCAAAGAGCCAG GTTGCTTCGATGACGCTCTGGTGAGACACCAGGTCAAGTACTTGGGTCTGATGGAGCACCTGAGGGTGCGGCGCGCGGGCTTCGCTTACCGCCGCAAATACGAGATCTTCCTCCAGAG GTACAAGCCCCTCTGCCCGGACACCTGGCCCAATTGGAGCGGCACGGCGGCCCAAGGCGTGCGAGTCCTCGTCCAGCACCTGCGATACAAACCCGACGAGTACAAAATGGGCCG GACCAAGATCTTCATCCGCCACCCGAGGACTCTGTTTGCCACCGAAGACGCTTTTCAAGTTTGCAAACACAAGCTGG CGACGACCATCCAGGCCAAGTACAGAGGCTACCGAGTCAAAGGCGACTACCAGAAGCAGAGAGAAGCCG CCACCAAGATCGAAAACTGCTGGCGAGGCCTGGCGGCCAGAAAGGAGCGACAACAGAGGGAATGGGCCGTCGGGATCATCAAGAG GTTCATCAAAGGCTTCATGACCCGCCACCAACCGGGCGGCGCCGTCAACCGGGAGTACCTGGCGTACGTGAGGCACAACTACCTGACCCGGCTGAGGGAGAACCTCCCCGAGACGCTGTTGCGCGCGGACTCGTGGCTCACCCCCCCGCCCGTCATGAAAGAG GCATCGATGTTCCTGAAGCAACTCTTCATTCGCCACATGGTGCGCAAATACGTGCGAGGAATTTCCCAGGAGAGGAAGGCGCAG CTGGTGCTGAAAGCGCAGACCAGCTCCATGTTCAAGGGCAGGAAGGAGAACTACCCGCTGAGCGTGCGCTCACCTTTTCTCCACACCAGAATAG ACATGAACGTCAAAGTGTTGCAGATGATGGAGCACGAGAACGTGAAG TACGGCGTCCCGGTGGTGAAGTACGACCGCAACGGCTTTCGACCTCGTCCTCGCCAGCTGGTCTTCACCAGAGACGCCGCCTACCTGCTGGACCGGGCCAAGATCAAGCAGAGGATCCGTTACGGCTCGCTGAAAG GAGTTTCCGTGAGCAACCTGAGCGACAATGTCCTGATTCTGCACGTCACCTGCGATGACGTCAAGCAGAAG GGGGATCTCATTCTGCAGTGCGACTTCCTGTTCGAAGCCCTCACCAAGCTGAACGCCATCGTCGACAAGCGTGACTTCATCCGGGTGGTCCAGGGCAG CGTGCGATTTGACATCCAGCATGGCAGAGAAGGCTTCGTCGATTTCAGGAGCGGTCACGAGTCGGCGGTCTACCGAGCCAAAAATGGACATTTGACTgtg GAATCCACCAGCGCCAAATCCAGATGA
- the LOC125979705 gene encoding synaptic vesicle 2-related protein, producing MDKWNSAISVTYKRWRNPDQSMEGKHVDGIAECSGSIKDEGCVTIGGLTLGRRKSACASVLNTKQETFTLDEALDALGFGMFQWKLLFLTGFSWVADAMEMMILSILGPQLHCDWSLEGYKVALITAVVFAGMGISSSLWGNLSDKHGRKKGLTMCMAWTFYYSVLSALAPNFYWLLLLRGLVGVGIGGAHQSLTLYSEFIPSKTRGFSVVLMAAFWTVGVVLEVLLAVWVMPGLGWRWLVGLSAVPMGIFLCFCLWLPESPRFDLLNGNVTKVMATLERIAKDNGKALPPGRMVCNLAPNSRGRLSELFTRRYCRTMLLLLFIWFSFAFAYYGIILLTTEMFQSGDSCGVTQGAKNEAGCRLGCKLLTSEDYKDLLWTTLAEFPGLVVVLGTVDCLGRKKSMALPLFIFTLSLLPLYACIGRVALTVFIFIGRAFVSGGYQVAYVYTPEVFPTETRALALGTCSAMARVGALITPFVAQVLLRHSVPLTLAVYCLCSFLAGVLALLLPIETSGRALQESERTPTLSAAKRLS from the exons ATGGACAAGTGGAATTCCGCCATCTCCGTCACGTACAAGCGCTGGCGAAATCCCGATCAGAG TATGGAGGGAAAGCATGTGGATGGCATTGCCGAATGCTCGGGTTCCATCAAGGATGAGGGCTGTGTGACCATTGGAGGTTTGACCCTCGGGCGCAGAAAGTCAGCGTGCGCATCCGTGCTTAATACCAAACAAG AAACCTTCACTCTGGATGAGGCGCTGGACGCTCTGGGCTTTGGGATGTTCCAGTGGAAATTGTTATTTCTCACCGGCTTCTCCTGG GTGGCCGACGCCATGGAGATGATGATCCTCAGCATCCTGGGCCCGCAGCTGCACTGCGACTGGAGCTTGGAAGGCTACAAAGTGGCGCTCATAACCgcg GTGGTGTTTGCCGGAATGGGCATCAGCTCATCCTTGTGGGGCAACTTGTCGGACAAGCACGGCAGGAAAAAG GGGCTGACCATGTGCATGGCTTGGACTTTTTACTACAGCGTCTTGAGCGCCCTGGCGCCAAATTTCTATTGGCTCTTGCTGCTGCGAGGCTTGGTGGGCGTAGGCATCGGAGGAGCCCATCAATC GCTGACGCTGTACTCGGAATTCATCCCGTCCAAGACGAGGGGCTTCTCGGTGGTCCTGATGGCG GCCTTCTGGACGGTGGGCGTGGTGCTGGAGGTGCTGCTGGCCGTGTGGGTCATGCCGGGCTTGGGCTGGCGCTGGCTGGTGGGCCTGTCGGCCGTGCCCATGGGCATCTTTCTCTGCTTCTGCTTG TGGCTGCCCGAGAGTCCTCGCTTCGACCTGCTGAATGGAAACGTAACCAAAGTGATGGCCACGCTGGAACGCATCGCCAAGGACAACGGCAAGGCCTTACCTCCGGGCAGGATGGTCTGCAACCTGGCG CCAAACAGCCGCGGGCGTCTTTCGGAGCTTTTCACACGGCGCTACTGCAGAACCATGCTGCTCCTCTTGTTCATCTG GTTCTCCTTCGCCTTCGCTTATTACGGAATCATCCTGCTGACGACGGAGATGTTCCAATCTGGAGATTCGTGCGGGG TCACCCAGGGGGCCAAAAATGAAGCTGGCTGTCGTCTGGGATGCAAATTGCTCACATCGGAGGACTACAAAGACCTGCTGTGGACCACCTTGGCTGAATTTCCAG GCCTGGTTGTGGTTCTGGGCACAGTGGACTGTCTGGGCAGGAAAAAAAGCATGGCCCTGCCCCTCTTCATCTTCACCTTGAGCCTTCTGCCCTTGTACGCGTGTATCGGCAG GGTAGCGCTCACCGTTTTCATTTTCATCGGGAGAGCCTTCGTCTCGGGCGGATACCAAGTGGCTTATGTGTACACGCCAGAG GTCTTCCCCACCGAGACCAGAGCGTTGGCCCTTGGCACCTGTAGCGCCATGGCCAGGGTGGGCGCCCTCATTACACCCTTTGTGGCACAG GTGCTGCTCCGACATTCCGTGCCCTTGACGCTGGCCGTGTATTGCTTGTGCTCTTTCCTGGCCGGCGTCCTGGCCCTGCTGCTGCCCATCGAGACGTCGGGAAGGGCTCTCCAGGAGTCAGAGCGCACCCCAACGCTAAGCGCTGCTAAAAGGCTTAGCTAA